The Nostoc sp. 'Lobaria pulmonaria (5183) cyanobiont' DNA window AGCCGATACTGATTTCCAAATAATTTAAAATTACTTGCCCTGAAAAGGCAAATAGCAAAAGAACTGCGATCGCAATGATAATTGCTTTATCTATAACTTTGTTTCTTTGGTCTGGCATCATGCCCTTAGTCAAAACTAAAACAATTGGTATATTGCCCACAGCATCTGCCAGGACAAACACAGCGATAAATGTTTGAATGAGAATAGGAATATCCACAGCAGGTAGTTTTGATCAGGGTTTAATCACAAACCTAATCTTAATCTTGATCAGTTTGCTAGAATCCAGAGGAATATTAAGATCAGCAATAAAACAAGTCCATTAAAGAAAATCTTCGCTGACACATTTCTAATTAAATTCCACAAATGTTTAACTAGCGATATATTTTGATAATCTATCTTCCATAAATCAACTGTTCGTTGTTGAATCTATGAAGTCTTATTTAGCCGCCGCTATTCAATTGACCAGTGTGCCCGATCTACAAAAAAATTTGGCACAGGCAGAAGAATTAATAGAGCTTGCCGTGCGTCAAGGTGCTGAATTGGTAGGTTTGCCAGAAAACTTTTCCTATATGGGAGAAGAAAAAGACAAACTCGCGCAAGGTGATGCGATCGCTATTGAAAGTGAAAAATTTCTCAAAAAAATGGCTCAACGCTTTCAAATTACGATCTTGGGCGGCAGCTTTCCACTTCCTGTAGACAATACAGGCAAAGTTTATAACACCACTCTACTCATCGACCCAAACGGTCAAGAACTTGCCCGCTACTACAAAGTACACCTATTTGATGTTGATGTCCCTGACGGTAACACCTATCGTGAATCCAGCACTGTTGTGGCTGGCACGCAACTACCCCCCGTCTATTTCTCAGAAAAACTCGGTAATTTAGGACTTTCTATTTGTTATGATGTCCGCTTCCCTGAACTGTACCGTCATCTAGCAGATAAGGGAGCTGATGTTATCTTTATTCCCGCCGCCTTTACCGCCTTTACTGGCAAAGACCACTGGCAAGTACTACTACAAGCCAGAGCCATCGAAAATACCGCCTACGTGATTGCTCCTGCCCAAGCAGGCAATAACTACGCCCGCCGTCTAACCCACGGTCACGCCGTCATTATCGACCCTTGGGGTGTAATTTTAGCCGATGCTGGGGAAAAACCGGGAATTGCGATCGCAGAAATCAAGCCCACTAGGTTAGAACAAGTCCGCCGTCAAATGCCCTCTTTACAACATCGGGTATTCTAGGGATTGGCGATTGGGGACACACAGATTAATGCCTCATTCCCAGCCCTTATAAAACAAAAAACCGGGTAGGTACCCGGTTTATGTCAATATTAAAATCCTCAACTTTTTAGGAGCATAGCAGCACTATGCACCTACTTGTCTCTTGTGACAATTAAACTTTAGCAGCAGCCTTGGTAATAACGTTGAGTTCACCTTTAGCATACTTAGCAGCAAAATCTTCCAAAGAAATTTGCTTGATCTTGCTTGCGTTCCCAGCCGTGCCAAATTGCTGATAGCGTTCAGTACAAACCTTCTGCATATATGTAATAGAAGGCTTGAGGAAATGACGGGGGTCAAACTCCTCTGGTTTTTTAGCCAAAGCTTCACGTACAGCAGCAGTAATAGCCAAACGGTTGTCGGTGTCGATGTTTACTTTACGTACACCACTCTTAATACCTTTTTGGATCTCTTCTACAGGTACACCGTAGGTTTCAGGAATTGCACCACCATACTGGTTAATCAGTGCAAGCAAATCTTCAGGTACAGAAGAAGAACCGTGCATTACCAAGTGGGTGTTAGGCAGACGGCGGTGAATTTCTTCAATGCGGCTGATAGCCAAAATTTCACCAGTCGGCTTGCGGGTAAACTTGTAAGCACCGTGGCTTGTGCCAATGGCAACAGCCAAAGCATCTACTTGGGTTGCTTCTACGAAGTCAACAGCTTCATCGGGGTCGGTTAGCAGTTGTGAGTGGTCGAGTGTACCTTCAAACCCGTGACCATCTTCAGCTTCACCAGCACCAGTTTCTAGAGAACCCAAACAACCTAGTTCACCTTCAACACTGACACCCAGAGCATGAGCTACGTTTACAACTTCGCGGGTAACATTGACGTTGTATTCAAAGCTAGCGGGGGTCTTAGCATCAGCTTCTAAAGAACCATCCATCATCACGCTGGTGAAGTTGTTCTTAATTGCTGAGTAGCAGGTAGAAGGGGCATTACCATGATCTTGGTGCATGACAATGGGAATCTGAGGATAGGTTTCTACGGCTGCCAAAATCAGGTGGCGGAGGAAGTTTTCTCCTGCATAATTACGAGCGCCGCGTGAAGCTTGTAAAATTACGGGGCTATCTGTCTCGACAGCAGCCTTCATAATCGCCTGAATCTGCTCCAAATTGTTAACGTTAAAAGCTGGGATGCCGTAACCGTTTTCAGCTGCGTGATCCAACAGCAGCCGCAGTGGTACAAGCGCCATAGATAGTCCTCCTAATGTGGTTGTCAGCTAGTCGGTCTGAGAAAAGCGTAATCATTACGCTAAATCTTAAGAGTTTTTTCAACTTATAGGAAATTATAACTAGTGTCGTGTGTCTATGTTGAAAAAGTTTACCCCAGAGTTATTATAAATATGCCCTATACTTGCTCTCTACTGCTGTACTATGCCCCATAGTTGCTCTGTATTGCTGTACATTTAGTTACCCTACAACTAGTAGCTCTGGTAGCCCAGTATCCAAAATGGTCATCTCGAAGCGATCGCGCCTATCGTAACCCTAATCAATAGCGATCGCTCTCTCATACCATTCAATAAACTTTTATA harbors:
- the fba gene encoding class II fructose-bisphosphate aldolase (catalyzes the reversible aldol condensation of dihydroxyacetonephosphate and glyceraldehyde 3-phosphate in the Calvin cycle, glycolysis, and/or gluconeogenesis), which codes for MALVPLRLLLDHAAENGYGIPAFNVNNLEQIQAIMKAAVETDSPVILQASRGARNYAGENFLRHLILAAVETYPQIPIVMHQDHGNAPSTCYSAIKNNFTSVMMDGSLEADAKTPASFEYNVNVTREVVNVAHALGVSVEGELGCLGSLETGAGEAEDGHGFEGTLDHSQLLTDPDEAVDFVEATQVDALAVAIGTSHGAYKFTRKPTGEILAISRIEEIHRRLPNTHLVMHGSSSVPEDLLALINQYGGAIPETYGVPVEEIQKGIKSGVRKVNIDTDNRLAITAAVREALAKKPEEFDPRHFLKPSITYMQKVCTERYQQFGTAGNASKIKQISLEDFAAKYAKGELNVITKAAAKV
- a CDS encoding carbon-nitrogen hydrolase family protein; amino-acid sequence: MKSYLAAAIQLTSVPDLQKNLAQAEELIELAVRQGAELVGLPENFSYMGEEKDKLAQGDAIAIESEKFLKKMAQRFQITILGGSFPLPVDNTGKVYNTTLLIDPNGQELARYYKVHLFDVDVPDGNTYRESSTVVAGTQLPPVYFSEKLGNLGLSICYDVRFPELYRHLADKGADVIFIPAAFTAFTGKDHWQVLLQARAIENTAYVIAPAQAGNNYARRLTHGHAVIIDPWGVILADAGEKPGIAIAEIKPTRLEQVRRQMPSLQHRVF